The following are from one region of the Arcobacter defluvii genome:
- a CDS encoding VOC family protein, translated as MKSITLNLAVKDIPKTIKYYQENFDFEVQMLVDESKTIFDTQIKKELNYVWAMIHKDNVSLMLQSIESLKEDVGDFFQNLGASLTMYIEVENVDELYLKIKDKVSIYKEIKTTWYGQKEFYIKDINGYILGFTSKNS; from the coding sequence TTGAAATCAATAACATTAAATTTAGCAGTTAAAGATATACCAAAAACTATAAAGTATTATCAAGAAAACTTTGATTTTGAAGTACAAATGCTAGTTGATGAATCAAAAACTATTTTTGATACACAAATTAAAAAAGAATTAAACTATGTTTGGGCGATGATACATAAAGATAATGTTTCTTTAATGCTTCAAAGTATAGAAAGTTTAAAAGAAGATGTTGGAGATTTTTTTCAAAATCTTGGTGCTTCTTTGACTATGTATATCGAAGTTGAAAATGTAGATGAATTATATTTAAAAATAAAAGATAAAGTAAGCATTTATAAAGAAATCAAAACCACTTGGTACGGGCAAAAAGAGTTTTATATAAAAGATATAAATGGTTATATTTTAGGATTTACAAGCAAAAATAGTTGA
- a CDS encoding cupin domain-containing protein, producing MKVIEKIVEDRNYTAINLGNLDELMEYSLIHQINKQKIEGKVYLKEPTNATGTEISFNSLAPKTEQPYFHIHHKNEETYIILKGLGYFQVDGKAFEIKEGSVIRVAPDGIRGIRNDSDETMIYLVVQSRENSLEEYTTDDGERVTFDPKWR from the coding sequence ATGAAAGTAATTGAAAAAATAGTAGAAGATAGAAACTACACTGCGATAAATCTAGGAAATCTTGATGAATTGATGGAATATTCATTAATTCATCAAATTAATAAACAAAAAATTGAAGGTAAAGTATATTTAAAAGAACCAACAAACGCTACAGGTACAGAAATTTCTTTTAATTCTTTAGCTCCTAAAACTGAACAACCTTATTTTCATATCCACCATAAAAACGAAGAAACATATATAATTTTAAAAGGTTTGGGTTATTTTCAAGTAGATGGCAAAGCTTTTGAAATAAAAGAGGGTTCTGTTATTCGTGTAGCACCAGATGGAATAAGAGGTATTAGAAATGATTCAGATGAAACAATGATTTATTTAGTTGTTCAATCAAGAGAAAATTCTCTAGAAGAATATACAACCGACGATGGGGAAAGAGTAACTTTTGATCCAAAATGGAGATAG
- a CDS encoding ATP-binding cassette domain-containing protein produces the protein MQHLQINNLTFKYQDIDIFTNLNLSFTNGWTGIIGTNGSGKTTLLKLISKKLKPHFGIIIGNDLFYYCNQKMDSLPDKFEEFRDDYSSKKYKLKELLSIEDEWLYRWESLSYGEKKRIQIAIALYSETDILLLDEPTNHLDLLTKKIVIIALKKFDKIGIIVSHDREILDSLCTNTVIIKNKNFYKYNTSYSNATLEFEKEQNSLKKEFDKQNQKILSLQKTIQTQKEKVSQSKSKFSKKNIDKKDKSSKEKINLAKLTGKDKNDSKKVDIFNTKLEQLNSQKIILNKEYKKGIIIESSSKKHNLLPFSLKSNSIKLSDEKTLFFPDIFINKGDKIALLGDNGVGKSSFINYLISHLNQEDIFFLPQEIDAKNEKELFENISNLSDEKKGEIFTLVTRLSSNPKNLLNNQTPSSGELKKLLFAKALLENIDFMILDEPTNHMDIDSIISFQEALEKYKGTVLFISHDKFFIERIQTKTWNILKKTPFEFYIKI, from the coding sequence ATGCAACATTTACAAATAAATAATCTTACATTTAAATATCAAGATATAGATATTTTCACAAATTTAAATCTTAGTTTTACAAATGGCTGGACTGGAATAATAGGAACAAATGGTTCAGGGAAAACAACACTTTTAAAACTAATCTCAAAAAAATTGAAACCTCATTTTGGAATAATAATCGGCAATGATTTATTTTATTATTGTAATCAAAAAATGGATTCTTTACCCGATAAATTTGAAGAATTTAGAGATGATTATAGTAGTAAAAAATACAAACTTAAAGAGTTATTATCCATAGAAGATGAATGGCTTTATAGATGGGAAAGTTTAAGTTATGGAGAAAAAAAAAGAATACAAATCGCTATTGCACTTTATAGTGAAACAGATATTTTACTTTTGGATGAACCTACAAATCATTTAGATTTATTAACAAAAAAAATAGTGATAATCGCTCTTAAAAAATTTGATAAAATAGGTATTATTGTAAGTCATGATAGAGAAATATTAGATTCTCTTTGTACAAATACTGTTATCATTAAAAATAAAAATTTCTATAAATATAATACTTCTTATTCAAATGCAACTTTAGAATTTGAGAAAGAACAAAATAGTTTAAAAAAAGAGTTTGATAAACAAAATCAAAAAATCTTATCTTTACAAAAAACAATCCAAACTCAAAAAGAAAAAGTATCTCAAAGTAAATCAAAATTTTCAAAAAAGAATATTGATAAAAAAGATAAAAGTAGTAAAGAAAAAATAAATTTAGCAAAACTTACAGGAAAAGATAAAAATGACTCAAAAAAAGTAGATATCTTTAATACAAAATTAGAACAATTAAATTCTCAAAAGATTATTTTGAATAAAGAATATAAAAAAGGAATTATTATAGAAAGTTCATCAAAAAAACATAATTTATTACCTTTTTCTTTAAAATCAAATAGTATAAAATTATCTGATGAAAAAACTTTATTTTTCCCTGATATTTTTATAAATAAAGGTGATAAAATTGCTCTTTTAGGAGATAATGGTGTCGGTAAAAGTTCTTTTATAAACTATTTGATTTCGCATCTTAATCAAGAAGATATATTTTTCCTTCCTCAAGAAATTGATGCAAAAAATGAGAAAGAATTATTTGAAAATATTAGTAATCTATCAGATGAAAAAAAAGGAGAGATATTTACTTTAGTTACAAGATTATCTTCTAATCCTAAGAATCTTTTAAACAATCAAACACCAAGTTCTGGTGAACTAAAAAAATTACTATTTGCAAAAGCATTACTTGAAAATATTGATTTTATGATATTAGATGAGCCAACAAATCATATGGATATTGATTCTATTATCTCTTTTCAAGAAGCTTTAGAAAAATATAAAGGTACAGTTTTATTTATCAGTCATGATAAATTCTTCATTGAACGTATTCAAACAAAAACTTGGAATATTTTAAAAAAAACACCTTTTGAATTTTATATAAAGATTTAA
- a CDS encoding GyrI-like domain-containing protein — protein MKVKYLEKFYVAGITIRTNNVTELDETTAQIPQLWQRYVDENIEGKTLNKSKSLAMYGVYNKYEKDVNSDYDYTIGVEVTKPKNAITIEKDRYLVFSKKGEFPEVVIDAWHDVWNYFNSTECEYERAYNYDFEKYAKEDEVEIYISIK, from the coding sequence ATGAAAGTAAAATATTTAGAAAAGTTTTATGTTGCAGGAATTACAATAAGAACAAATAATGTAACAGAATTAGATGAAACAACTGCACAAATACCACAACTATGGCAAAGATATGTAGATGAAAACATAGAGGGAAAAACTTTAAATAAATCAAAAAGTTTAGCTATGTATGGAGTTTATAATAAGTATGAAAAAGATGTAAATTCTGATTATGATTATACAATTGGTGTTGAAGTTACAAAACCAAAAAATGCTATAACAATAGAAAAAGATAGATATTTAGTATTTTCAAAAAAAGGTGAATTTCCAGAAGTAGTTATCGATGCTTGGCATGATGTATGGAACTATTTTAACTCAACTGAGTGTGAATATGAAAGAGCTTATAATTATGATTTTGAAAAGTATGCAAAAGAGGATGAAGTAGAAATATATATTTCTATAAAATAA
- a CDS encoding GGDEF domain-containing protein has product MNQSIKKVIEIGINQETDSWLAGKIKLVNIISLVNFIFILNMIIIDFFINKTHYLSIVLLFVSFVMLLPYYLNYKKRYIASRIAFLIFAYISICFLAIVFGKEFYFQYYLVPGVGMSLIFFRDEIGKKKWIFTFAGIPLWIFLEIWFFYNPALVILDGKYVSIISYFSSFLIFATAIVMFGVFTHESDKQLINISRMNKKFKQLANVDALTGLYNRRFIDEQMDLIFKTAKEDKSFLSLVIFDIDFFKKVNDTFGHDAGDKVLQMIAKLANENFRQTDLVGRIGGEEFCIIFTNTNKENVLKIVDRFCKTIEEQTVVYERKNIKITSSFGISYLSQKIDSYTDLFKNADEALYKAKKDGRNRICEYEKK; this is encoded by the coding sequence ATGAATCAATCCATAAAAAAAGTTATTGAAATAGGTATAAACCAAGAAACTGATTCTTGGTTAGCTGGAAAAATAAAACTTGTAAATATTATCTCTTTGGTGAATTTTATTTTTATTTTAAATATGATTATAATTGATTTTTTCATAAATAAAACTCACTATTTATCTATCGTGCTTTTATTTGTAAGTTTTGTTATGTTACTTCCATATTATTTAAATTATAAAAAGAGATATATTGCTTCTCGAATAGCATTTTTGATATTTGCATATATTTCTATTTGTTTTTTAGCTATTGTTTTTGGTAAAGAGTTCTATTTTCAGTACTATTTAGTTCCAGGTGTAGGGATGTCTTTGATTTTTTTTAGAGATGAAATAGGAAAGAAAAAATGGATATTTACATTTGCAGGAATACCTTTGTGGATATTTTTAGAAATTTGGTTTTTTTATAATCCTGCTCTTGTAATTTTGGATGGGAAATATGTAAGTATAATTTCATATTTTAGTAGTTTTCTTATTTTTGCAACAGCAATTGTAATGTTTGGTGTTTTTACACATGAAAGTGATAAACAACTTATAAATATTTCAAGAATGAATAAAAAGTTTAAGCAACTGGCAAATGTCGATGCTTTAACAGGACTTTATAACCGTAGATTTATAGATGAACAAATGGATTTGATTTTTAAAACAGCAAAAGAGGATAAAAGTTTTTTATCTTTAGTGATTTTTGATATTGATTTTTTCAAAAAAGTAAATGATACTTTTGGGCATGATGCTGGTGATAAAGTGCTTCAAATGATTGCAAAATTAGCAAATGAAAATTTTAGACAAACTGATTTGGTAGGTAGAATTGGTGGAGAAGAGTTTTGTATTATTTTTACAAATACAAATAAAGAAAATGTTTTAAAAATAGTTGATAGATTTTGTAAAACTATAGAAGAACAAACAGTTGTTTATGAACGAAAAAATATAAAAATTACATCTAGTTTTGGAATTAGTTATTTATCCCAAAAAATAGATAGTTACACAGATTTATTTAAAAATGCAGATGAAGCTTTGTATAAAGCAAAAAAAGATGGAAGAAATCGTATTTGTGAATACGAAAAAAAATAA